The following proteins are co-located in the Vigna unguiculata cultivar IT97K-499-35 chromosome 9, ASM411807v1, whole genome shotgun sequence genome:
- the LOC114162406 gene encoding transcription factor BHLH089-like isoform X1, with product MMFLSQCHTHPLTHSCSHFPMDPPLITHSTFSSAYTLADIWLGTSDHHFSKNDSSSNKRMKVEGSSIKNDGFKEEAETSSVSGNKSSEQSTIPCDAPKQDYIHVRARRGQATDSHSLAERARREKISERMKILQDLVPGCNKVIGKALVLDEIINYIQSLQRQVEFLSMKLEVVNSRMNMSPNIDGFPLKDVGGAGMVFGSQAATGYAQGSHPGWLHMQIGGGLREQHSLEKSHWERNIIN from the exons ATGATGTTTCTCTCTCAGTGTCACACTCATCCATTAACACATTCATGTTCTCACTTTCCAATGGATCCTCCTCTCATCACTCACTCCACATTCTCCTCCGCTTACACCCTCGCCGATATTTGGCTCGGAACCTCCGACCACCACTTCTCCAAG AATGACTCTAGTAGCAATAAACGGATGAAGGTGGAAGGGTCCAGTATTAAAAATGATGGTTTCAAAGAGGAAGCAGAAACAAGTTCTGTGAGTGGTAACAAGTCAAGTGAACAAAGCACTATACCTTGTGATGCACCCAAGCAAGACTATATTCACGTGAGAGCAAGAAGGGGTCAAGCTACTGATAGCCACAGTCTAGCAGAAAGA GCAAGAAGAGAAAAGATCAGTGAGAGAATGAAAATTCTGCAGGACTTGGTTCCAGGGTGTAACAAG GTAATTGGTAAAGCACTAGTCCTAGATGAGATAATCAATTACATACAGTCTCTGCAGCGTCAGGTTGAG TTCCTTTCTATGAAGCTTGAAGTAGTTAATTCAAGGATGAACATGAGCCCTAACATAGATGGGTTTCCTTTAAAAGAT GTTGGTGGTGCTGGAATGGTATTTGGATCACAAGCAGCAACAGGGTATGCTCAGGGATCACATCCTGGATGGCTGCATATGCAGATAGGTGGTGGTTTGAGAGAACAACATAGTTTAGAGAAGTCTCATTGGGAAAGAAACATCATCAACTGA
- the LOC114162406 gene encoding transcription factor BHLH089-like isoform X2: MMFLSQCHTHPLTHSCSHFPMDPPLITHSTFSSAYTLADIWLGTSDHHFSKNDSSSNKRMKVEGSSIKNDGFKEEAETSSVSGNKSSEQSTIPCDAPKQDYIHVRARRGQATDSHSLAERARREKISERMKILQDLVPGCNKVIGKALVLDEIINYIQSLQRQVEFLSMKLEVVNSRMNMSPNIDGFPLKDLAKLN; encoded by the exons ATGATGTTTCTCTCTCAGTGTCACACTCATCCATTAACACATTCATGTTCTCACTTTCCAATGGATCCTCCTCTCATCACTCACTCCACATTCTCCTCCGCTTACACCCTCGCCGATATTTGGCTCGGAACCTCCGACCACCACTTCTCCAAG AATGACTCTAGTAGCAATAAACGGATGAAGGTGGAAGGGTCCAGTATTAAAAATGATGGTTTCAAAGAGGAAGCAGAAACAAGTTCTGTGAGTGGTAACAAGTCAAGTGAACAAAGCACTATACCTTGTGATGCACCCAAGCAAGACTATATTCACGTGAGAGCAAGAAGGGGTCAAGCTACTGATAGCCACAGTCTAGCAGAAAGA GCAAGAAGAGAAAAGATCAGTGAGAGAATGAAAATTCTGCAGGACTTGGTTCCAGGGTGTAACAAG GTAATTGGTAAAGCACTAGTCCTAGATGAGATAATCAATTACATACAGTCTCTGCAGCGTCAGGTTGAG TTCCTTTCTATGAAGCTTGAAGTAGTTAATTCAAGGATGAACATGAGCCCTAACATAGATGGGTTTCCTTTAAAAGAT TTGGCAAAGCTTAATTGA
- the LOC114164210 gene encoding 5-formyltetrahydrofolate cyclo-ligase, mitochondrial — MRTKMIIAQCCSRAAFGQLRMSSTTTPTHDDLDAVFKQKRLIRTQVRKTLKSIQPSLRSHQDNAVQDIVLEAPWFKSSRRLCAYISCAALREVDTFKILSQILQYNGGKKLYVPRVEDKNSHMRMLHISRIDDLVANSMDILEPAPVDADGNAREDVMQANDPVDLFLLPGLAFDRAGRRLGRGGGYYDTFLKNYQDLAKTRNWRQPLLVALSYSEQILDEGVIPITPSDLPVDALVSPEGVIPISSAALNRMDL, encoded by the exons ATGCGAACGAAGATGATAATTGCACAGTGTTGCTCTAGAGCAGCGTTTGGACAATTGAGGATGAGCTCCACCACCACTCCCACCCACGACGATCTCGACGCCGTTTTTAAACAAAAGCGCTTAATCCGAACGCAGGTCAGAAAAACGCTCAAGTCCATTCAACCCTCCCTCAGATCTCACCAAG ATAACGCCGTTCAGGACATTGTTCTCGAAGCTCCCTGGTTCAAATCCAGTCGCAGGCTTTGCGCCTACATAAGCTGCGCTGCGCTACGCGAAGTCGACACATTTAAAATCTTGTCACAAATTTTGCAATACAATG GTGGGAAAAAGCTGTATGTGCCGCGCGTGGAGGATAAAAATAGTCACATGCGAATGCTCCACATATCGCGAATTGATGATCTGGTTGCGAATTCAATGGACATCTTAGAACCTGCTCCGGTTGATGCTGATGGAAATGCGCGTGAAGATG TTATGCAGGCAAATGATCCTGTTGATTTGTTCCTTTTACCTG GACTTGCATTTGACAGAGCTGGAAGACGTTTAGGTCGTGGTGGAGG TTACTATGATACCTTCCTGAAGAATTACCAAGACTTGGCAAAGACGAGGAATTGGAGGCAACCCTTGCTTG TTGCTCTGTCTTATTCTGAACAAATTCTGGATGAAGGAGTAATACCAATTACTCCGTCTGATCTTCCGGTTGATGCTCTTGTATCTCCTGAAGGTGTGATTCCCATCAGTTCAGCTGCTTTAAACAG AATGGATCTCTAA
- the LOC114164209 gene encoding probable myosin-binding protein 5 — translation MATRSFSTFVEQEMGRFTHFVIYVLLEWVLIFILFLDGFLAFAANEYARFFELHIPCWLCTRFDHVLVHRNHDFYYNESVCEAHKKDMSSLAFCHNHKKLSDIRKMCEGCLLSFATEKESDCDTYKSLVGILHKDLECFVQDGQPIQLSLKDDGFMQVDRLNNQRCSCCGEPLKMRTTNAKVKHSSSFARAPNPSPRAFPFSSKNDDSHSLELPHMRYKELKFMSYHDSELQEDDFNINSPNVKLRDDHKSISMPPVLSELDDLNDESSKFTPTFTRGNKFFGIPLTDSANNSPRWTYRISRKSPLEKTEFASESNEVTQSDFDDAVLSNLNRQVRLDRKSLMALYMELDEERSASAVAANNAMAMITRLQAEKAAVQMEALQYQRMMEEQAEYDEEALQASTEEVQALQAELEVYKKQYGCLAEGVISSLRNSSSFRFNEGNDNQVASSQTENGGIRHSESVKAFKAERAHLLGRIKKVESRNPFEESGVYSSLLSSSDSVNNLDNEKGKGGEIFLPKELSFLAERVKALEANSGFLDLVSNKEEKDGEGTKILTEISQNLEKLSHLVMNSSEVDSA, via the exons ATGGCTACTCGATCATTTTCTACTTTTGTTGAGCAAGAAATGGGGAGGTTCACACATTTTGTGATCTATGTGTTGCTTGAATGGGTGCTGATATTCATACTCTTCCTTGACGGTTTTCTTGCATTTGCGGCCAATGAGTATGCAAGATTCTTTGAATTGCATATCCCTTGCTGGCTGTGCACCAGGTTTGATCATGTTCTGGTTCACAGAAATCATGATTTCTATTACAATGAGTCTGTTTGTGAGGCTCACAAGAAGGACATGTCGTCTTTGGCGTTTTGTCACAATCACAAGAAGCTCTCTGACATAAGGAAAATGTGTGAGGGGTGCCTTCTTTCATTTGCAACGGAGAAGGAATCGGATTGTGACACATACAAGTCCCTTGTAGGGATTTTGCACAAGGATTTGGAGTGCTTTGTTCAGGATGGCCAACCGATTCAGTTGAGTTTGAAGGATGATGGGTTCATGCAGGTTGACAGACTCAACAACCAAAGGTGTTCTTGCTGTGGAGAGCCTTTGAAAATGAGGACTACCAATGCAAAAGTGAAGCACTCCTCATCGTTTGCGCGAGCCCCGAATCCTTCACCACGAGCTTTTCCATTTTCATCAAAAAATGACGATTCTCATTCTCTGGAATTGCCTCACATGAGGTACAAAGAACTAAAGTTTATGTCATATCACGATTCCGAGCTTCAGGAGGATGACTTCAATATAAATAGTCCGAATGTTAAAT TAAGGGACGACCACAAATCTATCTCAATGCCTCCTGTATTGTCAGAACTTGATGATCTGAATGATGAGTCCAGCAAATTCACCCCAACTTTTACAAGGGGCAATAAGTTCTTTGGTATCCCACTCACCGATTCTGCAAACAACAGTCCCAGGTGGACTTACAGAATTAGCAGGAAATCACCACTGGAAAAGACAGAATTTGCCTCTGAGTCTAATGAGGTAACCCAAAGTGACTTTGATGATGCCGTCTTAAGCAATTTGAACAGACAAGTTCGTTTGGATCGCAAATCACTCATGGCTTTGTACATGGAGCTAGATGAAGAAAGAAGTGCTTCAGCTGTTGCTGCCAACAATGCAATGGCCATGATCACCCGGCTACAGGCTGAAAAGGCAGCGGTGCAAATGGAGGCTTTGCAGTATCAGAGAATGATGGAAGAGCAGGCTGAGTATGATGAAGAAGCCCTGCAAGCAAGTACTGAAGAAGTGCAAGCTTTACAAGCTGAATTGGAGGTTTATAAGAAACAATATGGATGCTTAGCAGAAGGAGTTATCTCGTCCCTTCGTAACAGCTCTTCATTTAGGTTCAATGAAGGTAATGATAATCAAGTTGCGTCATCTCAGACAGAAAATGGAGGGATAAGACACAGTGAATCAGTCAAAGCTTTTAAAGCAGAGAGAGCACATCTTCTTGGCCGGATAAAGAAAGTAGAAAGTAGAAATCCCTTTGAAGAAAGTGGAGTTTATTCCTCCTTACTGTCTAGCTCTGACAGTGTTAATAATTTAGACAATGAGAAAG GAAAAGGAGGCGAAATCTTTCTACCAAAAGAACTGTCTTTTCTTGCTGAAAGAGTGAAGGCTCTAGAAGCCAACAGTGGGTTTTTAGACCTTGTTTCCAATAAAGAGGAGAAAGATGGTGAAGGTACCAAAATTTTGACAGAGATATCACAGAATCTAGAGAAACTCAGTCACCTTGTTATGAACTCCTCTGAGGTAGACAGTGCATGA
- the LOC114164218 gene encoding transcription factor MYB1R1-like isoform X2, producing MPLSSATAPHSASSAEIMLFGVRVVVDSMRKSVSMNNLSQYDHHRDTAAAAKDDAAGYASADDAAPNNSGKNRDRKRGIPWTEEEHKLFLVGLQKVGKGDWRGISRNYVKTRTPTQVASHAQKYFLRRTNFNRRRRRSSLFDITTDSVSTTPMEEGEIQHEDNVSLVHPMYPVTGEGSNMNGFSMLPMYSKDIAEAGNPMKILTLGQGNNVEQNGPCTKLVCTTPPIVPASDITATSLSSVDPPTLSLGLSLSSTQRQTSSIHSAFHSLSRFNNGDSVITVA from the exons ATGCCTCTCTCCTCCGCCACCGCTCCTCACTCTGCCTCATCCGCCGAGATCATGCTGTTCGGAGTCAGAGTCGTCGTCGACTCCATGAGGAAGAGCGTCAGCATGAACAACCTCTCCCAGTACGATCACCATCGCGAtaccgccgccgccgccaaaGACGACGCCGCCGGCTACGCCTCCGCCGATGACGCCGCTCCGAACAACTCCGGGAAAAACCGCGACCGCAAGCGAG GGATTCCATGGACGGAGGAAGAGCACAAGCTGTTCTTGGTTGGGTTGCAGAAAGTGGGGAAAGGTGACTGGAGAGGAATCTCAAGGAACTATGTCAAGACACGGACACCAACTCAAGTTGCTAGCCATGCTCAGAAGTACTTTCTCCGCCGTACCAACTTCAATCGCCGTCGCCGTAGATCCAGCCTCTTCGACATAACCACCGATTCG GTCTCTACAACCCCGATGGAAGAAGGAGAGATCCAGCATGAAGATAATGTGTCTCTTGTGCATCCCATGTACCCTGTTACGGGTGAAGGAAGCAACATGAACGGATTTTCAATGTTGCCTATGTATTCGAAGGACATTGCTGAAGCTGGGAATCCAATGAAAATACTTACTTTGGGACAAGGAAATAATGTGGAACAGAATGGGCCTTGTACTAAGCTAGTTTGCACAACACCCCCAATTGTTCCAGCGTCTGATATCACTGCCACCAGTTTAAGTTCAGTTGATCCACCAACACTGTCTCTCGGGTTATCTTTGTCATCTACTCAAAGACAAACTTCATCAATACATTCAGCTTTTCATTCACTCTCGCGTTTCAACAATGGAGATAGCGTCATAACCGTTGCTTAG
- the LOC114164218 gene encoding transcription factor MYB1R1-like isoform X1, whose protein sequence is MPLSSATAPHSASSAEIMLFGVRVVVDSMRKSVSMNNLSQYDHHRDTAAAAKDDAAGYASADDAAPNNSGKNRDRKRGIPWTEEEHKLFLVGLQKVGKGDWRGISRNYVKTRTPTQVASHAQKYFLRRTNFNRRRRRSSLFDITTDSVSSVQVSTTPMEEGEIQHEDNVSLVHPMYPVTGEGSNMNGFSMLPMYSKDIAEAGNPMKILTLGQGNNVEQNGPCTKLVCTTPPIVPASDITATSLSSVDPPTLSLGLSLSSTQRQTSSIHSAFHSLSRFNNGDSVITVA, encoded by the exons ATGCCTCTCTCCTCCGCCACCGCTCCTCACTCTGCCTCATCCGCCGAGATCATGCTGTTCGGAGTCAGAGTCGTCGTCGACTCCATGAGGAAGAGCGTCAGCATGAACAACCTCTCCCAGTACGATCACCATCGCGAtaccgccgccgccgccaaaGACGACGCCGCCGGCTACGCCTCCGCCGATGACGCCGCTCCGAACAACTCCGGGAAAAACCGCGACCGCAAGCGAG GGATTCCATGGACGGAGGAAGAGCACAAGCTGTTCTTGGTTGGGTTGCAGAAAGTGGGGAAAGGTGACTGGAGAGGAATCTCAAGGAACTATGTCAAGACACGGACACCAACTCAAGTTGCTAGCCATGCTCAGAAGTACTTTCTCCGCCGTACCAACTTCAATCGCCGTCGCCGTAGATCCAGCCTCTTCGACATAACCACCGATTCGGTAAGTTCTGTTCAG GTCTCTACAACCCCGATGGAAGAAGGAGAGATCCAGCATGAAGATAATGTGTCTCTTGTGCATCCCATGTACCCTGTTACGGGTGAAGGAAGCAACATGAACGGATTTTCAATGTTGCCTATGTATTCGAAGGACATTGCTGAAGCTGGGAATCCAATGAAAATACTTACTTTGGGACAAGGAAATAATGTGGAACAGAATGGGCCTTGTACTAAGCTAGTTTGCACAACACCCCCAATTGTTCCAGCGTCTGATATCACTGCCACCAGTTTAAGTTCAGTTGATCCACCAACACTGTCTCTCGGGTTATCTTTGTCATCTACTCAAAGACAAACTTCATCAATACATTCAGCTTTTCATTCACTCTCGCGTTTCAACAATGGAGATAGCGTCATAACCGTTGCTTAG